In one window of Natator depressus isolate rNatDep1 chromosome 12, rNatDep2.hap1, whole genome shotgun sequence DNA:
- the LOC141996734 gene encoding haptoglobin-like isoform X3, with protein sequence MWMPMLLVASLLWGALASTHTKLNEVQLGNGQSCPAPRSIEHGKVEHLARYQCDPYYRLRSRGDGLYRCSQQHVWLNEAAGEELPICEPVCGKPKNPARQVQRIIGGMMAAKDSFPWQGRLLSRHNHTAGATLISDQWLLTTGRNLYLGHSENSTLDEIAPTLQLFLGRETPAGAVELIVLHPEFPGAVDLALLKLKHKVPVGEAVMPICLAQKDYAKVGRVGFVSGWGWNTLLEHPKHLKYVMLPVADSGSCQEYYQTHAWQPLLNSHTFCVGMSELHESTCLGDAGSAFAIHDPEDDTWYAAGILSFDRSCSAAKYGVYVRMLSVLDWIKETMAAH encoded by the exons GATGCCCATGCTGCTGGTCGCCAGCCTGCTCTGGGGGGCCCTCGCCTCCACCCACACCAAACTCAACGAAGTCCAGCTCGGCAACG GCCAGAGCTGCCCGGCGCCCAGGAGCATCGAGCACGGGAAGGTGGAGCACCTGGCCCGCTACCAGTGCGACCCCTATTACCGGCTGCGCAGCCGCGGTGACG GCCTGTACCGATGTAGCCAGCAGCACGTGTGGTTGAATGAAGCAGCCGGAGAGGAGCTGCCCATTTGTGAGCCAG tgtgtgggaaGCCCAAGAACCCGGCCAGACAGGTGCAGCGCATCATTGGGGGCATGATGGCAGCCAAGGACAGCTTCCCCTGGCAGGGCCGGCTGCTGAGCCGCCACAACCACACTGCGGGGGCCACGCTCATCAGCGACCAGTGGCTGCTGACGACAGGCAGGAACCTCTACCTGGGCCACAGTGAGAACAGCACACTGGATGAaatcgcccccaccctgcagctctTTCTTGGCAGGGAGACGCCTGCCGGGGCTGTCGAGCTTATTGTCCTGCACCCTGAGTTCCCGGGGGCTGTGGACCTGGCCCTGCTCAAGCTCAAGCACAAGGTGCCCGTTGGAGAGGCCGTGATGCCCATTTGCCTGGCCCAGAAGGACTATGCAAAGGTGGGGAGGGTGGGCTTtgtctctggctggggctggaacacCCTCCTGGAGCACCCAAAGCACCTCAAGTACGTCATGCTGCCTGTGGCCGACAGTGGCAGCTGCCAGGAGTACTACCAGACACACGCCTGGCAGCCACTGCTGAACAGCCACACCTTCTGCGTCGGCATGAGCGAGCTGCACGAGTCCACCTGCCTCGGGGACGCCGGCAGCGCCTTTGCCATCCATGACCCTGAGGACGACACCTGGTACGCGGCCGGGATCCTCAGCTTTGACCGCAGCTGCTCAGCTGCCAAGTACGGCGTCTATGTGCGGATGCTCAGTGTCTTGGACTGGATCAAGGAGACCATGGCTGCACACTGA
- the LOC141996734 gene encoding haptoglobin-like isoform X2 produces MADTLFPGNWWPGPFPPARMPMLLVASLLWGALASTHTKLNEVQLGNGQSCPAPRSIEHGKVEHLARYQCDPYYRLRSRGDGLYRCSQQHVWLNEAAGEELPICEPVCGKPKNPARQVQRIIGGMMAAKDSFPWQGRLLSRHNHTAGATLISDQWLLTTGRNLYLGHSENSTLDEIAPTLQLFLGRETPAGAVELIVLHPEFPGAVDLALLKLKHKVPVGEAVMPICLAQKDYAKVGRVGFVSGWGWNTLLEHPKHLKYVMLPVADSGSCQEYYQTHAWQPLLNSHTFCVGMSELHESTCLGDAGSAFAIHDPEDDTWYAAGILSFDRSCSAAKYGVYVRMLSVLDWIKETMAAH; encoded by the exons GATGCCCATGCTGCTGGTCGCCAGCCTGCTCTGGGGGGCCCTCGCCTCCACCCACACCAAACTCAACGAAGTCCAGCTCGGCAACG GCCAGAGCTGCCCGGCGCCCAGGAGCATCGAGCACGGGAAGGTGGAGCACCTGGCCCGCTACCAGTGCGACCCCTATTACCGGCTGCGCAGCCGCGGTGACG GCCTGTACCGATGTAGCCAGCAGCACGTGTGGTTGAATGAAGCAGCCGGAGAGGAGCTGCCCATTTGTGAGCCAG tgtgtgggaaGCCCAAGAACCCGGCCAGACAGGTGCAGCGCATCATTGGGGGCATGATGGCAGCCAAGGACAGCTTCCCCTGGCAGGGCCGGCTGCTGAGCCGCCACAACCACACTGCGGGGGCCACGCTCATCAGCGACCAGTGGCTGCTGACGACAGGCAGGAACCTCTACCTGGGCCACAGTGAGAACAGCACACTGGATGAaatcgcccccaccctgcagctctTTCTTGGCAGGGAGACGCCTGCCGGGGCTGTCGAGCTTATTGTCCTGCACCCTGAGTTCCCGGGGGCTGTGGACCTGGCCCTGCTCAAGCTCAAGCACAAGGTGCCCGTTGGAGAGGCCGTGATGCCCATTTGCCTGGCCCAGAAGGACTATGCAAAGGTGGGGAGGGTGGGCTTtgtctctggctggggctggaacacCCTCCTGGAGCACCCAAAGCACCTCAAGTACGTCATGCTGCCTGTGGCCGACAGTGGCAGCTGCCAGGAGTACTACCAGACACACGCCTGGCAGCCACTGCTGAACAGCCACACCTTCTGCGTCGGCATGAGCGAGCTGCACGAGTCCACCTGCCTCGGGGACGCCGGCAGCGCCTTTGCCATCCATGACCCTGAGGACGACACCTGGTACGCGGCCGGGATCCTCAGCTTTGACCGCAGCTGCTCAGCTGCCAAGTACGGCGTCTATGTGCGGATGCTCAGTGTCTTGGACTGGATCAAGGAGACCATGGCTGCACACTGA